GCGGAGCGAGTGACATGCCTTCACAGACTGCACTGAGAATACCCGACCTTGAGGGCAAGGCGGTGCTGGTCACCGGCGCTTCGACCGGCATCGGAGCAGCGTTGGCCGTGGCCTATGCCGCGCAGGGGTGCAAGGTTTCGCTGCACTACAATGCCAGCACCGAGGCGGCCGAAACCCTCGCCGAGGGCATCCGCGAGGCCGGAGGCGAAGTGTTCCTCGTCCGCGGTGATTTCGGCGTCTCGGCCGACGTGGAGCGGGTGGTCGAGGAAAGTGCGGCTCATTTCGGCCGGCTGGACGGCCTGGTCAACAATGCGGGCGGGATGCTCGGCCGCGTGCCCTATGCCGAGATGACCGACGCGCAGTACGACAAGGTCATGGACCTCAACGCCCGTTCGGTGATCACCGCCTGCCGGGTCGCGCTTCCCTGGCTGAAGAAGCAGGGCGGCTTCATCATCAACACCTCGTCCATCGCCGCCCGCAACGGCGCCGGCAACGGCGCCGGCATCTACGGCTCTTCCAAGGCCTTCGTGTCCAACGTCACCCGCGGCATGGCGAAGGAGTTCGTCCCCTTCAGGATCAGGGTCAACGCCGTGTCGCCGGGCACCATCGCGACGCCCTTCCATGAGCGCTACTCGACCCCGGAACTGATCAAGGCCGCCGTCGCGACCATCCCCATGGGTCGGACGGGCACCGCCGAGGACTGCGTCGGGGCCTATCTCTTCCTCTCGTCCGAATTGCTCAGCGCCTAC
This portion of the Mesorhizobium shangrilense genome encodes:
- a CDS encoding SDR family NAD(P)-dependent oxidoreductase, coding for MPSQTALRIPDLEGKAVLVTGASTGIGAALAVAYAAQGCKVSLHYNASTEAAETLAEGIREAGGEVFLVRGDFGVSADVERVVEESAAHFGRLDGLVNNAGGMLGRVPYAEMTDAQYDKVMDLNARSVITACRVALPWLKKQGGFIINTSSIAARNGAGNGAGIYGSSKAFVSNVTRGMAKEFVPFRIRVNAVSPGTIATPFHERYSTPELIKAAVATIPMGRTGTAEDCVGAYLFLSSELLSAYITGQVIEVNGGQLMP